In one window of Prosthecomicrobium sp. N25 DNA:
- a CDS encoding DUF4387 domain-containing protein, giving the protein MTKLCDLAKTIRSKNAGTDKITFDVIFSEPETYRRVVGSGAITRESMSALYRIDPARITDFVIFDPALAIKFTILRDRPSGSPGDGDIFGAQQYAPLLSLEIP; this is encoded by the coding sequence ATGACGAAGCTCTGCGACCTTGCCAAGACGATCCGCAGCAAGAATGCCGGCACTGATAAGATCACCTTCGACGTGATCTTCTCCGAGCCTGAAACATACCGACGCGTGGTCGGCTCCGGCGCGATCACGCGCGAGTCCATGTCCGCTCTCTACAGGATCGACCCGGCCCGCATCACCGACTTCGTTATCTTCGACCCGGCCCTCGCCATCAAGTTCACGATCCTGCGCGACCGCCCCAGCGGGTCGCCTGGGGATGGCGACATATTCGGGGCCCAACAGTATGCGCCGCTCCTGTCGCTCGAGATCCCCTAG
- a CDS encoding acyclic terpene utilization AtuA family protein: MSRSMKMICPNGHLGFAPTRPGSFALGVQASPDIIAADSGSDDVGPVPLGSDTSTSPLAWQTHDLELMLLAARARGVPMIIGSAGDTGSNSRVDLYVDIIRSLAAKHGLPPFRLGWFYSEIEKDWLRSRMRSGQTVTGLDARPDLDDAELDATERIVALAGVHPFIKLLDMGADVIIGGRSSDAAIFAAPAIRAGYPEALSYYLGKVLECASFCAEPYGGKETVLGEITDTEVRVTAMHPDQRCTVASVAGHAMYERSNPFFEYVAGGCLDMSECRYEQIGPKTTRVTGPKFVPSDGTRVKLEGSGKIGERYVGLVGIRDPYTIANVDRVIDWAREQARDRFGNADYQLHYTVYGRDGVMGPLDPERDRPAHELCVMVQGIAPTTAMAEEVCMTGTRQMFYARLPDVKGTAGSVAFALDEVMRASPAYRWTLNHTVGLADPLEVFPCHIAQVGA; encoded by the coding sequence GTGTCTCGCTCGATGAAGATGATCTGCCCCAACGGACACCTCGGTTTCGCACCGACGAGGCCGGGCAGTTTCGCGCTGGGCGTCCAGGCCTCACCGGACATCATCGCCGCCGACTCGGGCAGCGACGACGTCGGCCCCGTGCCCCTCGGCTCCGATACGTCCACCAGCCCTCTCGCGTGGCAGACGCACGACCTGGAACTGATGCTCCTGGCCGCACGGGCGCGCGGCGTACCGATGATCATCGGGTCGGCGGGCGACACGGGTTCCAACAGCCGGGTCGATCTCTACGTCGACATCATCCGGAGCTTGGCGGCGAAGCATGGCCTGCCCCCCTTCCGACTCGGCTGGTTCTATTCCGAAATCGAGAAGGACTGGCTGCGCTCCCGGATGCGCTCTGGACAGACGGTGACCGGCCTCGATGCGCGTCCCGATCTGGACGACGCGGAACTGGATGCCACCGAACGGATCGTCGCCCTCGCCGGCGTGCACCCCTTTATCAAGCTCCTCGACATGGGAGCCGACGTGATCATAGGAGGCCGGTCGAGCGACGCGGCGATCTTCGCCGCCCCCGCCATTCGCGCCGGCTACCCCGAGGCACTCTCCTACTATCTCGGCAAGGTCCTGGAGTGCGCCTCCTTCTGCGCCGAGCCTTACGGCGGCAAGGAGACCGTGCTCGGAGAGATCACCGATACGGAGGTGCGCGTCACAGCCATGCATCCGGACCAGCGCTGTACCGTCGCGTCGGTCGCCGGACACGCGATGTACGAGCGGTCGAACCCGTTCTTCGAATATGTCGCGGGCGGCTGCCTGGACATGAGCGAGTGCCGCTACGAGCAGATCGGACCGAAGACCACACGGGTCACTGGCCCGAAGTTCGTGCCCTCGGACGGCACGCGGGTGAAGCTCGAGGGATCGGGCAAGATCGGAGAGCGCTACGTTGGCCTCGTCGGGATCCGGGACCCGTACACGATCGCCAATGTCGATCGGGTCATCGACTGGGCCAGGGAGCAGGCCCGTGACCGCTTCGGCAATGCCGACTACCAACTCCACTACACGGTCTACGGCAGGGACGGGGTCATGGGACCGCTCGATCCGGAGCGGGACCGGCCGGCGCACGAGCTCTGCGTCATGGTCCAGGGCATCGCGCCGACGACCGCAATGGCCGAGGAGGTCTGCATGACCGGTACCCGGCAGATGTTCTACGCGCGCCTTCCCGACGTGAAGGGCACGGCAGGCTCCGTGGCCTTCGCGCTCGACGAGGTCATGCGGGCGAGCCCGGCCTATCGCTGGACCCTGAACCACACGGTCGGGCTCGCCGACCCGCTCGAGGTCTTCCCCTGCCACATCGCCCAGGTCGGCGCCTGA
- a CDS encoding sigma-54 interaction domain-containing protein produces the protein MTPTPAAIDQILGSHPGVEDVRRLVRKAAASPARCVLIYGETGTGKGLVAQAIHELSQRSAGPFVDINCAAIPTELVESELFGHERGAFTGAASKKVGLVEAAHGGTLFLDEIRELSPVLQAKLLTLIDRQSFRRIGSVQPITVDVRFVAATNRILFREVREGRFREDLYYRLQVVAINLPPLRERGGDILYLARHFLQQLSDRYGRDIRRMSPEVEDILVRYSWPGNVRELQHLLERIVALEETDRVEVAHIPARVMRDIAGEGLPLRRGGRMSFHDATHAFQADLLRAALDEAGGNQQRAAEALGLTRHALRHQILKLGLKIRP, from the coding sequence ATGACCCCGACCCCGGCCGCCATCGACCAGATCCTCGGCAGCCATCCGGGTGTCGAGGACGTGCGTCGGCTCGTTCGGAAGGCCGCCGCCAGTCCGGCACGCTGCGTACTGATCTATGGCGAGACCGGAACCGGAAAAGGGCTGGTCGCCCAGGCCATCCACGAGCTTTCGCAGCGCTCGGCCGGGCCGTTCGTGGACATCAATTGCGCGGCGATCCCGACGGAACTGGTGGAGTCCGAGCTCTTCGGCCACGAGCGGGGCGCCTTCACGGGGGCAGCGAGCAAGAAGGTCGGTCTGGTGGAGGCCGCCCACGGGGGCACACTGTTCCTCGACGAGATCCGCGAACTCAGTCCGGTCCTGCAAGCGAAGCTCCTTACGTTGATCGACCGGCAGAGCTTCCGGCGCATCGGTTCGGTCCAGCCGATCACGGTCGACGTCCGCTTCGTCGCGGCCACGAACCGCATCCTGTTCCGCGAGGTACGTGAGGGGCGCTTTCGGGAGGACCTCTACTATCGACTGCAGGTCGTCGCCATAAACCTGCCCCCCCTGCGCGAAAGGGGCGGCGACATCCTGTACCTCGCCCGGCACTTCCTGCAGCAGCTCAGCGACCGCTACGGCCGCGATATCCGCCGCATGTCGCCGGAGGTCGAGGACATCCTGGTGCGCTATTCGTGGCCCGGCAACGTGCGCGAGCTGCAGCACCTGCTTGAACGCATCGTGGCCCTGGAGGAGACCGACCGCGTCGAAGTCGCGCACATTCCGGCACGGGTCATGCGCGACATCGCCGGCGAGGGGCTACCGCTCCGCCGAGGTGGTCGGATGAGCTTCCACGACGCCACGCACGCCTTCCAGGCCGATCTCCTTCGCGCCGCCCTCGACGAGGCAGGCGGCAACCAGCAGCGCGCCGCCGAAGCCCTCGGGCTGACGCGTCACGCGCTCCGCCACCAGATCCTGAAGCTCGGCCTGAAGATCAGGCCCTGA